tatagtcgagtcgagctcgagtatagcgGTACTCGAGCTCAACTCAGCTCGAATACACCCGTAATAGAGAGACGGTGGTGTCATTTTCGATTCTCAACATCTAACCCTGGAGTGTACTTAAAAGATATGTGAAGGGATTTATTAATGAATTGTACTTGTCATGCATGATGCCTAACCAaattttggaataaaatattttggtatGTTTGTCCCCTGATAAGAGAGACTCCATCATTTTTAATACATAGTGGGGAGTCAAGAATTTACGAATCAATAAACTAGGCATCTTCTGTTCTCAATCTTTCCAATCATTTGTTAAGTGATAAACGTGGCTCAAATGTCCGAGAGGAGAGGGGGACAACgttttacttttgttttagtGGTTGCAATTGCAAACAATGAAGAGCCCAACGACAATTGCAGGTGTTAGATTGCCTTAATAGTGTGATTCCGGTTTGGTTTCTGGGCTGATCTGTTTTGGTCAAGGAGGCATGAAGCCTTGTGTGCTTTATGTTGCTTAGGCCTATCTATCTATAAGGTCGTTTGAAGAGATGATCCAGTTCTCAACAACAAAATATCTGTCGGCAAGTGTCAACATGTGTGGGCCAACGATTGCCTACTAAATCAAAGAGGGTAGGCTTGATTGGGATGTTACTGGCAATTGGCTGACTAGTGATTTGACAACTTATGGCCGGAACTGGCATTCGCCCCACTTTCCACCGCATTTCTACTCCCTCGGGCACCTGTGTCTCCGTTGCCAACCTTGCatattttagttggttttgtgACATGGTGGGCTTACCTGTTTGTTTTGAATACGTTCCCtttagatatttttttttaaaacttttttaaCGAGAACACATTTAAATCACATCTAACTTATCATATAAATATACACACAAATAATTATTACCCCTCTTTACATTAATAGATATTATCTAATTAACTttgctttttcaaaattttagtaCCTTATTAAGTACAACTTAAGGAATGACCACTGAGCGCCCATTAggtagattttatttttttttttaataatgctTTTGATGCATTTGGCTTTGACTATGATTTCGTTGTTCCTACATATATCATTTCGTTTACATACAAACTCTAGGTGGGGAATGGGGGAGGGGCAAAAAGGCAAAGCTACAAACGAATTACCCTGCAAATTTAACTATATACTTCCAGCAGTTTCAAGTAAGGTTGTGCATCACAAGGAAGCACGTactatgctttctttgttctaaaaaaaatttataaaattctcTCTTTTAGTTATATTGCCCATCCTTAAATTTACGAGAATTTCTTTCTCTATATAGATTACCCTTTAAAGTTTTATGTATTCCCCCCATATTCTACTCCCTAAAAAAATAggatttttattttgattacctctaacaaaaattttgaacctttCCAAATTAAAGATTAGTACATAGTATATTTCTTATATAATTATAAGAGCATAATTGTAATTAAAGCGCCACTTTCGTATGTCTATTCATGTACCAAAACTGAAAAATGGGTAAGGATTTAAACATTTACTAACCTGATTATAGGAAATATTGAATAAGGAGAGagctatttaattaatttttattactttatttGCCAAATATAGTAAACAGTGAGGGACTCTTGATGATTATGATTATCTGTATGCCTTGATAAATGGACTAATGACAAGTTTAAGGCTGTATTTTGCGATGTTAAATGTCATGATACGAGTACCAACTGGCAAATCGTGTTAGACTTTAGCTGTGTCGTATGTGCTGGTTTATTACTTCACTTAGCGAGTATTTTACTATCATATTAATTGCTATAAATGATATTAACAAGCTTAAATACACTATTATCATCTTGGAATATATGCATGCCATCTTATAACTCAGTCCACAAGAACACTGTACTATTTGCAGCATGATGAATCAGTCAAATTTTCTATTAATTGGAATGTCTCTGCCAAAACAGGAAAAGTGACGTGGTCTCTTGTCTCTACATAATAGTTactgatttaaaaaaaaaatttaatttctgaaaGAAGCTGCTGAATTAGCTAGTTTTGTACTATATTTTAGTAAATGGAGTTCTTGTCCAAAATATTATGACGTGCTTGGGAGCTTATACAAGAAAGGCACTGCTAAATGCTAATAACAGTCTCCATATCTTCTAATACTTTCAAATTAAGCTTAGACAATTATgggttttgaaaataaaaagctTGTCATTTTCATGGTTGTGTTGGAGCGTATGTATGCAGGAATTACTCTATTTACTAGAGCTTCCCTCTCACAAGGATTGAGTCccagggggggggggggtttgtgACTTAATTTTGGGCAAGTGATTGCCACTTTGCTTGTTCCTCGAGTGGCAtttttcaactcgagatatgttTATGGGAAAAGCCACCTTTCTCGTCCTTTTATGGCATGAAACATATAACCGAAGCTGTAAGCATGGTGTTACACTGTTACTCAAACAAAGGGCCTAAGCTACTTCACGCAGAGTTTCACTTTGATCCCATTCATTCACTATTCAGCAAGGCAGGTGAGACTTGATTGCTTGGTTGTTTACTAATCTTGGGAAGCAATTGTTGCTGGTCCATTTGGATGATTCTGCTGGTATTTAATTAACACGATGTTATGCGAAAATCACCTAAACCatgttacattttttttttttttttgttaataagtCCCTGTATCGAAGAGGTTTGCATCCaactgaaaaagaaataattaagctcaaaaaattacactttataGACCGCTCACTAATTGATAATACGCTCTAGGCTGGAATGTCAGCAATTCCATTCTTTGTTCAGTGTTGGTGCATTTCTAAAAGAGGGCTGCCTTTGAATTCATCCACAACATGACAAGCTTGATTTGGATACCTAGGCAGACAATAACGCTATCAGTGGTTTGTTACAACCCACaatatgcaattttttttttattgtttgaaTTCATACCATTTTGTAACTGTTCAATAAGACATGATACGAcaagcaaattatttttttttcagctttTTAGGTGCAATTGCTGTAATATATACTTGGTCTATATAATGCGTAGTGAGAACTTCTGTTGGGATGTACGAATTATCTTTCTAATGTTTTTCGGGGAGAGGCATCAATTTCAAAGGCATCATATGCATGGTTTCTCTTGAACCAATTGACCCGCgaaaaaatattaattattcCATGACAAATTATAGTACTATAAAACATTAGTAATTTACTCGGTTTACTGAGATTTTCTAACATCATTGTGTACTTAAAGTGTAACAAAgtattcaaaattattaatcCCAATCGTATTCAAAGTGTCCATCCGATGGACATGTACTAATCACAGTCGGTAGTGTTATTAGTGTACAAATTAAATTACTATAGCACAATATTGTGTGCAGATAATCAAAATGACAACTGCAAATGGAATATTCCCATTATATATCATAAACCGGGTAAATGCCATTGTCCAACTCAGCTCTTCATCAGAGCCAACCTTGCAAATACCATGCTAGCTCGATAAGCATCATTTTTTTGGAAATATGCTTTGGCTGACGAAGCCTTCCTCATGACCCATCAGAGTTATTGAATCATGATGGATGtgcaaaaaaaaacaagaagtttTGTCGTCCTATCTGTTCATCTTGAAGGTTCATATGCACTACGTAACGCATATTGGCAAGTGACAAGAAACTTCCGAGAGCTTTGTCCTTTCAAGAAGCTGCATGATTTGTTGTATATCTTTCAGTACACAGAATTATTGTACAAAGAATATAGTAAATATAGCGTGGTTGGAAGCCTATATAAGAGCGGTGCTGTCTCTAATTGTTTCAAATCAAGCATAGGCAAAGATGGGTTATGAAGATCAAAAGCCTCTCATTTTCATGGTTGTTTTGCAGTTTGTGTATGCAGGAATTACTCTATCCACAAGGGCTTCGCTCTTACAGGGAATGAGTCCCAGAGTTTTTGTGGTTTATCGGCAAGCCCTAGCCGCTTTGCTTGTAGCTCCTGTGGCATTTTTCAGGTCAAGGTACATTTATGGGATATCCAACTTCTTTCTATTCATCTTATGACATGaaatataaatttttgaaattaagCCAAATCTAGCTctgctttaattattttaattcttttttttttctttttgattttggGGTGCAGGAAAGGAGGAAACACATGTTCTTTAGGATGGAAGAACTTCTGCTTAATATTTCTAGTTTCTCTTGTCGGGTAAGTTTTAGTTAAAGTATGAAACTGTATACATTACGGAGGGTACATGTGGCTAAATACTCGATTACTTGCCCATTGATTTCCTCTGCAGTGTGACGGCGAACCAGAATATTTATTTTGAGGGTCTATACTTGGCGTCATCATCAATAGCAAGTGCAATGGGGAATCTACTACCTGCAattacttttgttttggcatACATTGTGGGGTAATTCCAAATAATTCAAGAATTAAGAAAAGTGTAATTAAGAagatgattgttaaaatgatCTACATCTTTGAATAGAGACATTCATCACGAGATAACTTAAAGCTTTAAATGGTTTTTTTTAATGGctttcatctttctttttattttctttgaaatAACTAGAGCTTTATTTGAATTTAaggtgtttttaaaaaaaaaacttttttatttttctcaagtCTAGATCAATAAACTCTAAAAGTAACTTCAACAACTCTAAAAACACAACATCTCAAACAGGAGGAGGGAGGAGGGAGAGGGGGGAGGAGGAGGGAGGAAGGAgaagagaggaggaggaggaagagaaagaaggagagagaggagagaggagggaGGAGGTGATGGTGGTGGGTGGTGGTCATAGGTggtgtaaatttttttaaaaaaatatttttaaaaaattataaattctaaaaatattccaaaatacatTCGAAAAAATCCCCTATAAATACCCTTAAAACATCCTAAAAACATTTATAGTAAAGTTTTTTCATATATAGAGTTAGGGTaaggttttttgaaaaaatccccaaaaacagctaataaTAGAAATAACCCAAGAATATATTGTTCTAGTGTtcttaattcatatttttatattatcagacaagaaaaaataaacatcCGAAGCTTGAGAAGTAAAGCAAAATTCATCGGCACGATCATATGTGTTACCGGAGCCATAAGCATGGTGTTACTCAAAGGGCCGAAGCTACTTAACAAAGAGTTTCACTCTGatccaattcattcaatattGAGATTGAGCAAGGGAGGTGAGACTTGGTTGCTTGGTTGTTTACTACTGTTCGCAAGCAATTGTTGCTGGTCAATTTGGCTGATTTTGCAGGTATACAAGTTCGAACATTGTTGAGATCATATTATGTGAAAGTCACTTAAACATGTTATATCTTCTCATAGGCACCGGTGTCCAAGAGCTATCCTGATCATTTATCTCTAACAGCATGGATGTGCTTTATTGCTGCCTGGCAATCGGCAATTGTGGCATTCTTTATCGAGAAAGACCTAGATGCTTGGAAATTACAAACACCTCTGGAACTTGGATGTCTATTCTTTACAGTAAGTGTGAGGTTTGCattcaattgaaaaaaaaaaaattatgttcaTAAAATTTTACTCTTAGACCACTGATAAATTAATTCTATTATAGGCAGGAGCATCAGCAATTTCGTTCTTTGCTCAGGCTTGGTGCATATGTAAAAGAGGACCACTTTTTTCTGCCATGTTTAATCCTTTATCCACTGTCATCGTGACCTTTATCGCCTTCACATTCTTTCGAGAAGAGCTCTACATTGGAAGGTAATACCTCCCGCTGTAATTTTGAACATCATATATTGTCATGGAGGGAATATTAGATGAATTTGAATGAAAAACATGAAGTGTTAGCATGTTAAAATCTCAAACAAATTCGAGTGTACAAAATTAGTAGCAATATATTCTCTCAGCATGTTACACAAAATAATGTGTTCGAATTCAAGCACAACAGAACAACTTTGATTTTAAATCCAGGCACACAATAACATACATTTGTTATTTTTGGGCCCAACCGAAAATCCCAAAAGGTTGATTATAACTCTACCACATAAGGTTTTAAAAGCAAGTGATTGGTAGCAAATATGATTGAGATTAAGATTGTCTTGAGTTTGGAATTGGCTGAGAAAACCAGTTTTCTCAGTAGTTCTTACCAATGCTTTGATTATTGTTTGTGATGGTTTAATATGATATCATCTGACAGAAAGACATCTTTTTCAGCTTGCTCGGTGCAATTGCTGTAATATTTGGACTGTATATTGTGCTATGGGGCAAAGCTAAAGATCACATGATTAACAGCGATGTAGAAAAGAAGCCAGAGGaggaaaaaattaattatacaATCGTTGTCGATGAATCCACAGACAAATTGAGTTGTAGAATCGATTTGGAAGAACCCCTTTTGCATAAACAGACAATAGATCTCAAAGATGATCAGAAACATTAGTATTGATGGGAAAAGTGTGACGGCCTCACcttctcctaaggcgaaccagagggttcggcgggccaccTACCCAACTTTCGCCGAAATTCAGTCGTTCACTATAGTTCTCAAATagattataatataaatctcaaatattacatcaaattcttcaataattacatgtcataagcgaaccggaaacaattcccaactatacataaaatgatttccaaatccaaactgtacaagatatatgccatccagtcacgtgaataattactacaagccttccttcgccacgagccctgtggaggtgaaccctttggttcgccttaggggaaggtggggccatcacaggAAGTCTGTATTTCTACATAAATGAGGTTCAATATTGTAAAGAAGACAGGACTCCTCTTCTAAGAAGAGATTTTGTAATTGCGCCTCTGGTTCTAGGCATTCATCATTGGTGTTATTAGCCTTTATCCCCCCGGCAAGGGACAACTTGATTTGAAATTTCTAATAATCATTTGAGATATTTGATGGGATCTATATACAAAGAGAATTTCTCTTAGGGATAACttcagaaacctctcttgaggtttctgacaatttcactaagCTCCTCTAAAGTTTGAAAAATAACACTTACCTTCCTTGATTTGATAGTTGTAgtaacaaaatcttaaaataatattgacttggacaattttttaaatgaatacccaaaaatgCTCTTGTGGAATGAGTTTTAATTACTTCTCTACACAATTATGAgattatttagtataattataaggaaaatgtgccaaatttttcatgtctatatttactatttgataaacaactataatataattttattactatgatatgatattttttatggcattttattatgaatttagatttataatatagaaaagaaaatgttgaaataattcatttagaatttataaatttttggaGTAGTggaattatcataatttagtagtgcTTTTGGGCtatttctttttgatttattgttaattttaatactaaaaactagaaaacaaagttcagcaaaaacattggattacatataaaattacctcgtcaaaaaaatcactagttcgACATTTGATTATAGTAGAAACTTAGAGGCATTAGTGGCAGTTCTAcaattttattggcaaaaaatttaaagaaaaggaataaaaaggaaaaagaatgaaaaaataattttaaaactcattctaagtataagcataccaaataagagaatttctttaaaatatttaagggtaaaattgtcattttaaatgaaaaaaatgacaagggaggtatgtgtaatttttcaaaccttagGGGAGCTCAGTGacattgttagaaacctcaggggaggtttctgaaattatccctttctttTACCATGTACAagttatttttctctttcttttcttttttttttttttttggctttttggaGAGTCAAGTTGGTCgctagaaaattcacaaaatagTATCCTCTCAAAAGCATCATGTAAATTCAAAGTTTCTCTTCAAACTTTGTGGTTCAACCAAATTAGTACATTTTACATGTGAATAATATTAATCAAACTTTCCGCAAAATTAGGTATTGACGATTCAAGTGCCAGTCTCAGCATAATGAAGCATGAACCATACTAAACGCGCCATTGTTATTAACACAAATTACTCTTGTCATACAACCACAGTTGTAATCTTATCATGCTAGAAGTCTACTAAATGACATTTTCCAGCTCACTTCTACATAAGGGCCAACCTCGTTTGTAAGAATGATCATGTTCGATAAGGATCATTTCGAAAAGATCCTGGTCTGACAAAGCCTTCCTGAGATGATTCATTATCAATATTTATCATTCAATGATGGATGGCAAATTGTTTTACTGGCTTACGTTGACCAAGAAACAACAATTTTTGTCATCTTTTGTATAAATCTTGCAAGTTCATTTGTATTGCATATGCACATTAGTTGCTGACAAGATACTTCAAAAAAATTTGGTCATTATATAGTTTAATATATTTTGTACAAAGTGTGCCCACCCACATGCATGCTTGAAGCTTATATACAACAAAATGTACTCCGACGTCAGTCTTCATATGGTCTAACTTTTTCGTAGAATCTGCAAAATTGCAAATATGGGTTTTGAAGATCAAAAGCCTCTTATTGTCATGGTTTTGTTAGTTTCTCTATTCAGGAATCACTTCATCACTAGAGCTTCCTTGTTACAGGGAACGAGTCCAAGGGTTTTCGCGGTCAGCTATCTATAGCCACTTTGCTTGTTGCCCTTGTGGCTCATTTTAAACAGAGGCGTATTTATAGGAATTTTAAATCCTTTCTCCTCGTCTCAGAAT
The Coffea arabica cultivar ET-39 chromosome 6c, Coffea Arabica ET-39 HiFi, whole genome shotgun sequence genome window above contains:
- the LOC113697551 gene encoding WAT1-related protein At4g30420 encodes the protein MGYEDQKPLIFMVVLQFVYAGITLSTRASLLQGMSPRVFVVYRQALAALLVAPVAFFRSRKGGNTCSLGWKNFCLIFLVSLVGVTANQNIYFEGLYLASSSIASAMGNLLPAITFVLAYIVGQEKINIRSLRSKAKFIGTIICVTGAISMVLLKGPKLLNKEFHSDPIHSILRLSKGGETWLLGCLLLFASNCCWSIWLILQAPVSKSYPDHLSLTAWMCFIAAWQSAIVAFFIEKDLDAWKLQTPLELGCLFFTAGASAISFFAQAWCICKRGPLFSAMFNPLSTVIVTFIAFTFFREELYIGSLLGAIAVIFGLYIVLWGKAKDHMINSDVEKKPEEEKINYTIVVDESTDKLSCRIDLEEPLLHKQTIDLKDDQKH